The Pygocentrus nattereri isolate fPygNat1 chromosome 12, fPygNat1.pri, whole genome shotgun sequence genome includes the window ACAAGCAGCAATGAAAACGGATAAACCTATCCAGCAGTGACCCCAGGACCAGCATACAGAACTGCTTTTGACTCAactcccagatgaccctgtccccctgCAACTTCCTTCAGCTCATTGTGGActccaagctgctcccaggccaacttggagatataatccctccagtgggtcctaggacgaccctggggtcttgtcctggtaggcCGTAGCTgatacacccccaccgggaggcgtccagggagCATCCTGATCAGACTGAACCACCTCAGCCGGAGCCATGGAGCAGTGACCAGTGACGTAAAGGAAAAGATTTGTCAGATGAAAAGAGATGGAGAGCTGTTGCCAATTGCAAATACTTTTTGAAAGTTGCTATTACTGTATCTGTTCTGATGTGGTTGCTGTGTGAAGACCAACGTACCTGGCTAGACAGACAGAAGCAATCAGATGTGTTTGATTCATGGCCCATACCTCTGTTTGTTTCTTCAAAGACtcaagaatgttctctgtaaagtCATTCTGGCTTTTTTTAAGTAGTCAGTTCTTTTTTCCAGAATTGTGACTTGCCTGTGCAACTGAGAAAAAGTGTAAATGCCTAAAATTTGTTagctcattttcactttttcagtATATGTGGGTCACTGACAGTGAGCAAGAGTGTATGCATTTTACACAGCTGGCATGCAGGTTGCCTTCCAATTTTGCCCTGCAGTAATAAAGTTTAACATAATAAACTGCAataatttttgtgtttttatgcacatgctttataattattttgcatttaaatgtacaaattataaatattataactgaattaattcagtttaattagATAATTACAGTGAATTTAAAATgcagaataaaatataaatcactttactataaaaataTGGAATGATTTACAGTGGACTGGACAGAATGAGActgtaaataacatttaaaagtaaaaacatgaaaagagccataatatttaattcatactctgttctgattggcctgtTGGGATGATGTCAGAGTGCTTTTAATCATCTGTTGGGTTGTCATCTAGAGGAATATAGCTGTAATTACATGCACACTTCACCCTAAGGCCGATTTTCTAACAGGCATTTAATTAGACTTAATTAGGCCGTGCAAACTAATTGTTGTCCATATAAAACCTATAATCATATATTTACCTAACCTGAAGAACCTATGTTTGTTTCATCATCTGTTGATGATGCTGTATCTATCACTATTAGGCTGATGAGAGATCAGTGTGTTATGTATCATGTACAGTGATATGCAAAAAACCTGgccaaatgacatattttgttcatttaagcGAAAAGAATTAAACACAACATCAGCAAACTGttgaaaaaatacacattcacacacaattatttttatttgagtgaaattaaaaacacagtaacagaCACATCTACAGAAGTGcaaaaaatttttttgaaataaaaaatcacATGTTAATTTGACTATTTATACCTAGAAAAAGtattaaaacacataaaatgtcatttctACTGTTAAAAGCTGGCATTGAATCGAATAGGTGCAGACGTTTGACCCGGACTGGATATTACATAATCAAGAGATATTCACTTATTCTTATTTTGATAGTTTTACACTCccactggaacaaaaccttgtgtttctctttttatatttattttctgatttttcatGTCATGTTTTCTTCTTGTGTAAAGTTACTGTTCTGGAGACACAAAGTTTTGGGGTCTGAGATGATATGAATATGATTAGAACCATGCAATGAGCATGCTGAGGTGTTCAATGTGtaacattataaaaatatatatacagcatAACATGATATTTCAAAATCAAAAGAATTATAATTAAGCGCAACATGGAAGTACAAAAGAAACATGGCTCCAGTTGAGCACAGACCCACCTCACAGCTGAtttaagagagaaaaaatattaaaatgaatcattttaaatgtggaAATTTCATTTCTTCAGGTGGAAATTCATTCTTTCCTACatctgttcatttaaaaagtaacgCCAAAACTTCAGaagctactgaaacagcctgtatttacacaaacaataaaacataaaataagcacaaacacactgagCTTTAACTGGTGCTGTTAAAACAGTTCTTTGTAGTTTTGGTGTCTGAATTGAGGATATAATACGAAGTATGAGTGTCATTACGGACGCATGTGAACAAAAAAGCTTAACTTTACCTGTGGGCCTTTAATCACACATTATCGGTCGGCGACTGCAAATAACTCCTGAAATAACAACACTAATGGACAAAAGTCCAAAGTCAAAGGCTGCCACTGCTGAGCTCTAAGCATTTCTATGATTTTTGACTCTGGGGTACAACAGTGGCATAATGAACATCATCCTGATTGGACAGATCTGGATCAGGTGTTGTATCACTAATAGTCTAGGTCTCCGACCTACAATGGAAAAAAGATAATATTAATATCTATAATATGtcatttacaataaatacatattacAAACAGCAAGTCAGCAACATATTTTTACAAAGTCCATTGTGGTTAGTTTAAGGACCACTATATACAAAAtgatgtgtttgtatttattaatttttagtAAAGCATGTATACACTGAATCATCTAAATGAATACACAGCAAAGCTCAGTTAGCATTGCAGAAGCAGTGGAAAATTCCCTTTAAAGACAATGTAGAGTTACAAAGGATTTGAATCTCTTTTTGTCAAACACATCTGGATACACGGTTTATGATACAATAGAATAACATTATACTATCTCAAATGCCCTCAAATGATCATGCTGCCCCTATATGAATAAACTTCACTGTCCCTGAGCTGCTTTAACAACAGCAAAAGTGTTAGGGCCAGATGACTGGGCTGAAGCATTTACAAAGCGGCAAGGCTTGTGGGTACTCTCAGTCCGCAGTGGTGAGTAGTGGCAGTGGTGGGCAACAGAGCACTGGGAACCCAAGGCTCATCGATGTTTGAGGGCCACGAAGGGATGGGTTATAACCAGGGATgtgggagtagctaagtagcgtgttactttttgtagttaactACAAACttttgtagctagtagctgtagtgcCTACAATTctttgtgtagctatagtgaTCATTTTCACTACTATTTCACTACAGGCTTCAGAAAATCAGCAAAGTCTAAACCATAGAACGCGGTTGTGAACTCGGCTGGTGGCGActgtgcaatcctgactgagACGTGGACAGTTCGAGCAAACGGTCACacgctgatcaccccttactagcgggcttagctcaggggtcgcaaccgaATTGTAaaaaagagccgttttgtccttttaacaaaaatgaaatcaccttgggagccacaatattttatcatcGTGGCTGTAAACGTGTCTCactatgtgctgatgtcctggTACAGGATAAAAATACCCTGAAaccacagacttactttgctttgctttaaccttcagctcagctgtagccgcttttctcacttatctcagtcaggaaacttttctgtgagttttttttgtaaaatgtctctcaatgttcgactttttacaagcctgaagtcgcttctcattcgccagcttctcgttcgaattgtcctgttccaccttaaatggtgccagaggtgccagattgtactgctgcgccatttaaggtggaacagaacagcgcaaacgagaagctggagaatgagaagtgacttcagcttcgcaaGTTCTTGCAGATtgaatgtatcaggaaaccaactggagtgattataaatacaaataagtccatttatctccaaattatcgattttcgtcttaaatctctctctttgccttttcgttatcTACATTGCTGTATGACCAGCAGTCCTGAGTGTTAAAGGGTGAATTTGCAGTTCTACATGAACTCCTccgcatttaagaccatttactgtgaaaactgtgttagaactgtgtgttttagggattttacattaaaaattattatGCTATTATGctattttacctagaaatctagttccgctgtggagccgcagcagctctgcagcagggGAGCGATTATTCTTCTCTGGCTCTCAACGAAGGCGGTtgcactttctccctctcctctcccttatctTTTCTGCTCCGCTTCTGTGTCTAGTCTACTGTCTGAGCTCTTTACTGAGAGACTCTCTCCGCGCTGTTCTTCAAACCTAAAAATGGGGGGGGGACCAGCATGTCCTGCCGGAACGTTTGCAGCTGGCTACACGATGGACGCATGGGAGAGGTGGCGTGTCGTGTGCCTGGCGGCTCTCTCCGTGGAGGATATTGAGGACGTCTACCTATTCGGAACCATGATCACACGTGTTTTGCTGATTGGATTAGGCATTGCCTTGGTGTATCGCAAAATTCGCAGAATGGGGGCAGCTGTGTTATGCTGTGTTATCGCCATTCCACCCAGCGAACTGGACTGGGATGCCGAGCAGGGCGCCTTCTTCAGGCCTTACTGTTTTGGGCAGCATGCAAAGGTCATAATATTTTGGCTCATCTCATTTTAGCAGCAGTGTTGGGGGTAATGCAGTGTGAAACACAAAACTAAAATACTGTTAACACTTTTTCCTGTAATGAAGTATTGTAACCTAATGTACAGTTTAACTGCCTGTGATCATTACAGTTActgatttaataataatgaccaaaaaaaaacaatgtcacaAAATATTATTGGAATATCAGCACAAATAAAATTGtaatctttaaataaaacattaaatataacatGAACACCAAAAACCAAATATGAAATAATCAGCAGATGAAAAATCCAACATTCGATTTACAAAAATTGGGCTGTAGTACATAGTCCTATATAGTAACAATTAAAAGCTAAATCAGTTGAAAGAGAACAGTTGAATGAAACTGGTCTGTTTTTGTTGACTTACTCGGGCAAGATGCTGTTGTTTGCTTttcctgaaataataataagaaaaagaatTATGATAATAACACGAAATGACAGCATTCATATTTTTCCATTGGTGAAATTATAGCATGCCATAAATACCTTACACCCAGAAAAATGACCAAAGCACATTCAACTCCAAGCACAGCACACAGAGCTGCATTTCCACACCCTCAATTATTCTAATCTGAAAGGACGTTTTCGTTAATGAAACAAGATGCATATGCTTACCTTACATGACGACAGTAAAAAAATACTGCTCCAGCTACCACAACTCCCAGTCCAACTACCACTCCAGTTACCACTACTAGAATGTTATTCGGATTCACTGTATGAACATGAATGTTGaagtcatttattcatttatttttttctcccaaaATGTTACTTAGTTTAAAACTTTTTTCTACTTCAGTAATACCTTTTACAGTCACTGCAGCTGATTTCTGAGATCCGTGTTCATTCTGAGCCACACAGTAGTAGGATCCACTCTGTAGAGCCATGTAACTGTGTCCAGATCCTACAGGTGAGCTTCCACCTTCTTTAAACCAGTTGTAGTTCTGCACAGGTGGgtttgcatcactgctgcaggtcagagtctcTGACTTGCTGTCTGGTGCTCTAATAGAGGTTGCTCTGACATTCCTTGGAGGATCTAAAAAAATATGGTTGAGTGACTGAATGGTCCTTATGAATAATAGCAAGCTGGTGCACATTAATTATCTACTTACACAAAACATTCAGAGTTACAGCTTCAGAGAATTTCTCTCCATGTTCATTACTGGACCTGCACTTGTATTCTCCACTGTCCACAGAGCTGATCTTCTTCATTGTGTAAGTTTCTCCTTTTCCTACTATTGATGTTCCATTAAACCAGGTGTAGTTCTGCACAGGTGGgtttgcatcactgctgcaggtcagagtcactgaccAGCCCTCCAGtatttcaccagagggactgatggacactgagaccCTCTTTGGGCCGTCTAGAGGTAGAATGACACATTACACtatgcatgtgtttttttttaataagtaataaattTTTGCAGAACTACTACAttatgactgaaagaatgagatcgcgaatacgagcggctgaaatgagtttcctgcgcagggtgtctggactctcccttagagatagggtgagacgTTCGGTCacccgggagggactcggagtagagccactgcttctccacgtcgagaggagccaccTGAGgtgggcatctggttaggatgcctcctggatgcctccctcgggaggtgttacaggcaagtccacccgggaggagaccccggggaagacccaggacatgctggcatgactatatcgcccagctggcctgggagcgcctaaGAATCCCCCCCGGGGAgcttgtggaagtggctggggaaagggaggtctgagcctcattgcttaggatgctgcccccgcgacccgaagcggaagaggatggatggatggatggatggatggatggatggatggatggatggatggatggatgtatactACACTGTTTTATTCCAGAGACACAAATTTAACTTCAGCATACGAAGATTATTGTTGATTGCAGCTTCAGGATTAATTTAACAAAAGACTAAGGGATGAAACATTTCCAACTGAATCATTTCTATAAGCTGTTATTATTCTGAGAACCTGAATAGATAACAGGAAAATAAAAGCAGTAGATATGTTCATATGCTCTTTCACAGCTTTATCTAATTAACAAGCACCCTGTTTAAGCCCAAgggaaaatataaaaagtgcAGTACTCAGGATCTCAGAATTTTTAGATTTTAAGTTTCTCATGAATCTGCTACTTTGTAAAGAAAGATTTCTGTATCAGCTTTGGGTTAAATTTGATCACAGACAGTTCAGCACGAAGCCAcagctttgtttattttctgagactgaatgaatgaatctgtACTTACATCTGACATTAAGAGTGACCTCAGGAGAGTTCTGACCCAGTACAGCACAGCGATACCTGTCCTTATTCTCCCTGCTGACCGGCTGCAGGTGAAGTTGGTCAGTACTGGAGGATAAAGGATGTCCATTTCTGTGCCAGGTGAATGTTGGTCTGACTGTCAGACTGCAGCTGGTTTTACATGTCAGAGTGACATCATctccctctatcactctctcaggAACCTCCACCTGGAGATCTGAGAACCAGAGAAAATAAACTCACACTGTGGAGACTGTATGGCTGTGTCACTGTAAGcactgttaaacacctcagtgtgctgatcgactctgactaatgtactacagttaatgatctactgctaatacagctctgttaaacacctcagtgcgctgatcgactctgactaatgtactacagttaatgatctactgctaatacagctctgttaaacacctcagtgcgctgatcgactctgactaatgtactacagttaatgatctactgctaatacagcgccgttaaacacctcagtgcgctgatcgactctgactaatgtactacagttaatgatctactgctaatacagtgccgttaaacacctcagtctgctgatcgactctgactaatgtactacagttaatgatctactgctaatacagcgctgttaaacacctcagtgcactgatcgactctgactaatgtactacagttaatgatctactgctaatacagcgctgttaaacacctcagtgtgctgatcgactctgactaatgtactacagttaatgatctactgctaatacagcgctgttaaacacctcagtgtgctgatcgactctgactaatgtactacagttaatgatctactgctaatacagctctgttaaacacctcagtgtgctgatcgactctgactaatgtactacagttaatgatctactgctaatacagcgccgttaaacacctcagtgtgctgatcgactctgactaatgtactacagttaatgatctactgctaatacagcgccgttaaacacctcagtgtgctgatcgactctgactaatgtactacagttaatgatctactgctaatacagcgctgttaaacacctcagtgtgctgatcgactctgactaatgtactacagttaatgatctactgctaatacagcgccgttaaacacctcagtgtgctgatcgactctgactaatgtactacagttaatgatctactgctaatacagctctgttaaacacctcagtgtgctgatcgactctgactaatgtactacagttaatgatctactgctaatacagcgctgttaaacgcctcagtgtgctgatcgactctgactaatgtactacagttaatgatctactgctaatacagctctgttaaacacctcagtgcgctgatcgactctgactaatgtactacagttaatgatctactgctaatacagcgccgttaaacacctcagtgtgctgatcgactctgactaatgtactacagttaatgatctactgctaatacagcgccgttaaacacctcagtgtgctgatcgactctgactaatgtactacagttaatgatctactgctaatacagcgctgttaaacacctcagtgcgctgatcgactctgactaatgtactacagttaatgatctactgctaatacagcgctgttaaacacctcagtgtgctgatcgactctgactaatgtactacagttaatgatctactgctaatacagctctgttaaacacctcagtgtgctgatcgactctgactaatgtactacagttaatgatctactgctaatacagctgttaaacacctcagtgtgctgatcgcctctgactaatgtactacagttaatgatctactgctaatacagcgctgttaaacacctcagtgcgctgatcgcctctgactaatgtactacagttaatgacctactgctaatacagcgccgttaaacacctcagtgtgctgatcgactctgactaatgtactacagttaatgatctactgctaatacagcgccgttaaacacctcagtgtgctgatcgactctgactaatgtactacagttaatgatctactgctaatacagcgctgttaaacacctcagtgcgctgatcgactctgactaatgtactacagttaatgatctactgctaatacagcgctgttaaacacctcagtgtgctgatcgactctgaataatgtactacagttaatgatctactgctaatacagcgctgttaaacacctcagtgtgctgatcgcctctgactaatgtactacagttaatgatctactgctaatacagcgctattaaacacctcagtgtgctgatcgcctctgactaatgtactacagttaatgatctactgctaatacagcgctgttaaacacctcagtgcgctgatcgcctctgactaatgtactacagttaatgatctactgctaatacagcgccgttaaacacctcagtgtgctgatcgactctgactaatgtactacagttaatgatctactgctaatacagcgctgttaaacacctcagtgcgctgatcgcctctgactaatgtactacagttaatgatctactgctaatacagcgccgttaaacacctcagtgcgctgatcgactctgactaatgtactacagttaatgatctactgctaataccgCGCTGTTGCGCTCAGTCGACTCAGtgcgctgatcgactctgactaatgtactacagttaatgatctactgctaatacacctctgttaaacacctcagtgtgctgatccactctgactaatgtactacagttaatgatctactgctaatacagtgccgttaaacacctcagtgtgctgatcgcctctgactaatgtactacagttaatgatctactgctaatacagctctgttaaacacctcagtgtgctgatccactctgactaatgtactacagttaatgatctactgctaatacagcgctgttaaacacctcagtgtgctgatcgactctgactaatgtactacagttaatgatctactgctaatacagcgccgttaaacacctcagtgcgctgatcgactctgactaatgtactacagttaatgatctactgctaatacagtgctgttaaacacctcagtgtgctgatccactctgactaatgtactacagttaatgatctactgctaatacagtgccgttaaacacctcagtgtgctgactgactctgactaatgtactacagttaatgatctactgctaatacagcgccgttaaacacctcagtgtgctgatcgactctgactaatgtactacagttaatgatctactgctaatacagcgccgttaaacacctcagtgtgctgatcgactctgactaatgtactacagttaatgatctactgctaatacagctctgttaaacacctcagtgtgctgatcgactctgactaatgtactacagttaatgatcta containing:
- the LOC108443943 gene encoding B-cell receptor CD22-like isoform X2, coding for MSLTVSPLFMLFISGVVAQDEWAVNYNSKSVCALKGSALTMECTYTPPSGHSVQKPFWTKELVTSGSEPPDLLDDPEYRGRVQYLGDEHRECTLRFRTVRKEDQSKYYFTFITNQPGGKYQGAGGVDLSVTDLQVEVPERVIEGDDVTLTCKTSCSLTVRPTFTWHRNGHPLSSSTDQLHLQPVSRENKDRYRCAVLGQNSPEVTLNVRYPPRNVRATSIRAPDSKSETLTCSSDANPPVQNYNWFKEGGSSPVGSGHSYMALQSGSYYCVAQNEHGSQKSAAVTVKVNPNNILVVVTGVVVGLGVVVAGAVFFYCRHVRKSKQQHLARVGDLDY
- the LOC108443943 gene encoding B-cell receptor CD22-like isoform X1 yields the protein MSLTVSPLFMLFISGVVAQDEWAVNYNSKSVCALKGSALTMECTYTPPSGHSVQKPFWTKELVTSGSEPPDLLDDPEYRGRVQYLGDEHRECTLRFRTVRKEDQSKYYFTFITNQPGGKYQGAGGVDLSVTDLQVEVPERVIEGDDVTLTCKTSCSLTVRPTFTWHRNGHPLSSSTDQLHLQPVSRENKDRYRCAVLGQNSPEVTLNVRYGPKRVSVSISPSGEILEGWSVTLTCSSDANPPVQNYTWFNGTSIVGKGETYTMKKISSVDSGEYKCRSSNEHGEKFSEAVTLNVLYPPRNVRATSIRAPDSKSETLTCSSDANPPVQNYNWFKEGGSSPVGSGHSYMALQSGSYYCVAQNEHGSQKSAAVTVKVNPNNILVVVTGVVVGLGVVVAGAVFFYCRHVRKSKQQHLARVGDLDY